The Diceros bicornis minor isolate mBicDic1 chromosome 18, mDicBic1.mat.cur, whole genome shotgun sequence sequence ATTTAGTTAAACTTACTCAAGCAATTTCCCCTATAGAGCTGAGCGTAACAAAGTTACTTCTCCATTCGCAAGCAAAATATCAAGCCATAATAGACATCCAGGTCAGGTTGCAAAGCCTTAAGGCCTATAGTAGCATAAAGCAAAGTCTTTGGAGAAACAAGCTTTTGCTGTTTAGTATGATTCCACATGAACGCCAAAACTGACTCTGCTAGTCTCATTGGACACTATCTTGCTTAAACAGCAAGACTCTGAAAGAACTTTAGAATCTGTAAGAATGTGTACAGGATTTTTTTGATTAATAGCTACATGATAAATCTATGTAGTAAAAACAGTGACCTgtagagttaagaattttttcATGATAAATACCCAATGTCCTTGTTAAAATCCAATTGTTTGTTTAGACAGTCTTTATTAAATTGTAGTGTCAGAGTCCAGCCAAGAAAGtagttttttcccattttattgagatgtaattgacatacagcactgtataagtttaagttgTACAGCATAATATCTTGACATATAGtgaaaaatgattaccacaatcagtttagttaacatctgtcaggAAAGTAGTTCTTTATcagagagaatttaatataaataatggTTTAAGGAGATATTGGAAAAGGTAAGCAGATAGGACCACCATGATTCacctttcaggaatgaaggtttgggtcactGCACAACCAAATAAAGAACTctgatcagctgagatcctggcttggaggggggaggggtgggtagGAGAAGAGACAAAGCTTAATAACAAACAACTATCTCATAATAACATATTTGTATTTGTCTCAAATTATTGTCATTGAATATGAAAACAGTTATTTCTTCAGAATAAAGAGAATGGCTATCTAAGATTATGAACAATATCCTAGGTCCCAGTGACATGGTTATCTTtattagataataaatattttgaaagacagtGCTTTTAAAGAGCCGTCAGTATATACACAATAGGAGCTCAAAGCGTCCTTACCCGCAACATCTCTTTCAGGGCTTTACAATGTGGCATGTTAGGACTTCAACAGTGAACCTCAGAAGACTCGCCCCCAAGAAGGGTGGCTggtacacatataaaaagacatgCGAACCAAAGTGGAGAGTCTCCGAACTATGGTACTATTTGGTGCCAGGTATGTCATGGAGGCTTGACTATAGGGAAGTACATTCACATTTAAATAGGGATTCAGTCATCAATGTGGGGTGCAGAGGGTAGAGTTTACCCAGTAGGAGTCCAAACAAAATGGCCTGGGGACGAGGGCTCAGGTCCTGGGGAAAACAGGAGCTCAAATCAGGAAGGATACTGAGGAAGGCTGCTACTTGGTGAACATGGGTAATCCAGGAACCAAGCAGGGAACCCAGGTAGTCTTAGGAGCATAGAATAACTCTAGCCCTTATTTACTCCATATACTAGCAGAGTACTAAGCAATGTCAGTTGGGTTCTTATTGGCTGAAGCATATGACTGGGTTGATCCTACAAGTTCCAGGTCTTTAGTACCGATCACTGGTCAGGGTTAGTGAGTAGGGACCTAGAGGTGTCCTTTTGGTCAGATTGACATCACCATGTCCTGACAGCGTTTCTCCTGTTCACCTGATAAACACCAAATAATTTTGTTGGGGCGATATGGGCAGAAATAATATAGTAATGGGGAGAAAATAAGGGCAGGTAAATGTAAGAAGTCAAGTAATCAGAAAATGTGAAATTTCCAATTAACTTTATTTTGGGGGTCTTATTTGAGATATTTCAGAATTTCCAGGATCAAAATAATTCAAAGCCAAAAAACTAGGAACTTTCCACATATTGTGCATCTTTAAGAAAGAGTAAGATTGGGATCTCACGGGTTTTTTACTCAGTGAGATTACTGACATTGGTCCAACACACCCACAAGATTAAAACGTTTTACTCAGAGAAATCATAATGATAATAATTCTGTCTTCAGAATTTCTAGATAAACCAATCCTCAAATGCTATAATATACTAATATTTAAGGttaaaaatatatctaatttAAATAAAGACAATTCTGACCAAATTGGATAGTTTGCATCAGTAAGAAAGTTTATTGAAATTCATTAGTAAATCAgaatagaaagtttttttttcccattaaagaACACTTTCTGACaaagtgaaaagaagaaatatagaaacCACAAAACACCTTTTAGACACCTTATTTTCAAGAAGTGAACCTATTTCCACAGACCATTAAGATTGAAGTGTtttcctggagattttgtttttcaTGCATCTGTACATAATGGCCTGTGTGAAGGGAGACTCCGTCCTCTTGATGTGGCTTAATAGTAGTGTCTCTTGGTTTCTGATTCAACCATAGATGAAACGACTCTACCGTCAGGTGCCACCTCTTCAATAATTGTCTTGATTACTCTGGTTTTGTTAGTATCTGTATGCgaatcataaaagaaaatgagaatttaaaCCAAGcaattgggggggggggtccttacTAATTAACAAGcaaattcctaaaagaaaaacaCGCTAAACTGAAGAAAAGAGAATTCAACATTTTTAAgttgcctaaaaaaaaaaaaatccgagcAATGTTTAAGCTATAGCATTTTCGACCATGCCATTTTTCCTTTACGATTGTGTCAAGAGCAGAGTTTGTTAAAAAAATGCAAGTGGGAACCCTCACtaagatattaattttttaaacagctttagagcttaaaaagcaacaaaatcatcacagaaagttaaaACTAATTCTGATTACCCCAGCTTGtttctgctgacctttgccccttAGATGCGGACTCTCCAGTGGACCCGGAAGATGAGGACTTGTGGCCTCCGCTGGAACTGCCGCCGCCGTAGCCGCCGCCGGAACTACCGCCGCCGCCGGAGCTGGCGCCGAGACCTACGCCGAGACCGCCGCCGCCGGAGCTGCCGCCGCCGGAACTGCTGCTGTAGACGACTCCGGAACTGCCGCCATAGCCGCCGCCGGAACTTCCGCCGCCGCGCCCGCCGCCGTAGAAGCCTCCGCTACAGGGAGTAAGTGTCATATTCGGTTAACGCTAACGGTGGAAGACGGGGGGCCGCTTCCTCGATTATTGTTACTttagaaaataagcaaaacattGTTTTGAGAAAAAACAGCCCTGCCACTTATGTGTTTTAAAACCcattctttaaaaacaattttatatagTATGCGCAACCTTAAGAATCATCCTTGGGCCAAATTCATGGGAAGTTGAGACTGTGATTGTGTAGGCCTTTTTCCGTACTCTGCCTCCTGTTTTCTTCCCACTTACTCCCATCCTCTGGCACTTCCTTGGGTTTTGGAAAAGACTTGCAGTTTGGAATGTGGAATAAAAGCAATTGggataatttaaaaagttttgtaaTTTACCTTCCCTCTCCTTCTAGCAGGCTGCGGTAGGTTTGAATTTCATTCTCCAGTCTGATCTTAATATCCAGGAGTTGTTGGTACTCAGCATTCTGGCACTCGGTTTCAGCTCGAATCTGTTGTAGTTGTTCCTCCAGAGAGGAGATCTGGGCCTGAATCTCTGAGAGCTGCACACAGTAGCGACCTTCTGTTTCTGCCAAGGAGGCTTCCAAGGATTGTTTCTGCAAAGAGGAGAGAATATATTGTGGCTTAACGACCTCATTGTTCAGTTGAGTACAgtgaactttttaaataatttaataagacATCATATAGAAgagtaaagaaaatgaataaaatttgttttttctttaatgggAACATTTCAATTTCAACACTTTTAGATCAATACCAATAATGCTTTTCACCCATTAACAAAGAATTccaattttatttctactttcttaCCCCAACCCTGCACTTTCTCTTGTGTTGTGTTGAACATTCTCATGTGAGCATGAAACTTTGTAGGATAAAGTTGAAGTCATTTCACGAGAGAGTTATTAACATACCAGGGCTAATTGGGACTGTAGTTCAATCTCCAGAGCTTGAATAGTGCGTCTCAATTCGGTAATCTCAGATTTATGGCTGGACATTTGTTCAATGTTACTATTGATTTGTGTAGTCAGTTCCTTGCTCTAAAGTATTAAAAACAGgggaaaagatgagaaaaatctgAAATGATAACCAAACCTCCATTGGCTTCACTACGAACGAAAATGAATTACCTTTTCATTGAACCAGGCTTCAGCGTCTTTGCGATTTTGTTCAGCAAGTTGTTCATACTGATTTCTCATGTTATTCAGACGTTCAGTCAGATCAATACCTGGGGCAGCATTCATTTCCACATTCACATCACCAGTGGACACATTTTGAAGGTCTCTTATTGCCTGTTTGAGGAACAGAAAAATTTAATAACTACACTGTGATTACAATgagccattttttttttggctagggGAAGTATAACTTTTTGCATCACCTCTTCGTGGTTCTTCTTCAGGTAGGCTAGCTCTTCAGTCAGGCTCTCAAGCTGCATCTCCAGGTCAGCCTTGGTCAGGGTCAGCTCGTCCAACACCCTGCGCAGGCCATTGATGTCAGCCTCCACGCTCTGGCGCAGGGCCAGCTCATTCTCATACCTGAAACAAGCATGATACAAATACTGGATATAGCTTATATAATGGAGGTGTACCCAGGCAGAGGctgtttaaaaagcaaatatagaGTTGATTTCGCATCATGGCAACATTTATCATATACAATTTCACGTAGGGATATTAGTGGTTTAAAGCAAAGAAGCTTAGCAGttactttaaaatgcattttcttttttttaatattgccaGAAAGTTAATATTGAAATTGAAAATTTCTCTGACAATTCCAATATTGTTTAACTTTGAATGAATTCATGAAAATATAAATGCTGTTGTGGGCATACAAAGTCATTGTTAAGAACAACTTCTGTGTTTGTTGTGACAGTATTCTATCACATTCACTTAGCTTACTTCAGCCTGAAGTCATCGGCTGCCAGCCTGGCATTGTCAATCTGGAGCACCACATTGGCATTATCATTTGTTAGATGGACAATCTGGAGAGAGAGGCAAAGAAATTAGATACAGGTATGGCTTTTATAGAGGCATACATAGACGAACCGCATTTTTATATTGTTCTCTTACAAAATCTTGGgggagttttttattttaaacatgaaaTATTGCAGGCTTACCCATATACTTGAGTCATTTGTTCTCTTGAAGTTTCTGTACTCTTTTATTTCCATGTCATCCCTATCTGAAAACTAACTGGAATTATATAGATGTGTTCCTGCAAGTGTATCCCCCTCTTTTATACTTTGTGATTTCCATGTATTTCAGCCAACTTTTGACTGACTCATACCTGTATTTGGTTTAACTTGTATATTCTGAATGAATACACTCTGAACTAGGACACAGTAGGTGCTATTCATGAATTCCGTAGCGGCAAGCAGCATCCCATTTCCATACTAGAGAATTCATGTTTCTTGCAATGAGTATTTTTTTTGTTATCAATCTGAATAAATTTTGTTCTGATTCATTTGATAATTCTTTTAGTTActatatttgtaaatatctacTGTATTTTAACTATGGATTCATTATTCACTCATTAAAACCTAAAAAATTCTCAGTATTCTGCCATCCTATAAGACAAATAACACACATGATGGATGAAGATTGCAATGACCATACCCGCACAAATGTTTGTCTTTGATGAGACAGGATTATTTTTGGaagcaaaaaagtaaaataggcAAACAGTGAACACCTATATTGTGCTTAATTTAAGAGTCATCTGCCTGAATTACATGGATAAGAAATAGGCTTaaagttggatttttaaaatgccCCTTACCTGATTTTTAAGATCTTCAATGATTTGGAAGTATTTGCTGTAGTCACGAGGCCTTTGCTGGCCTGCGTTGCCATGCTTTTCATACCACTCCTTGATTTTGCGTTCCAGCTCATAGTTTGATTCTTCCAGAGCCCTAACTTTGTCCAAGTAGGAAGCCAGGCGGTCATTCAGATTCTGCATGGTTACTTTTTCATTTCCGGAGAGAAGACCGCCATCTCCTCCAAATCCACCACCGAAGCCTCCTCCAAAGCTGCCTCCGCCAAAGCTGCCCCCACCAAAGCTGCCTCCTCCGAAGCTGCCTCCTCCGAAGCTGCCTCCTCCATAGCCCCCACCAAAGCTGCTGGTTCCATAGATTCCACCACAGCTACCTCCACCAAAACCTCCTCCTAATCCTCCTCCATAGCCACCTGAGGAGCCCACAAGGTAGCCTCCACTAGAGCTCCCACGGCTAAAAGAGCCACCACTGAACCCCCCTGAGCAAAATCCTCCACCAGAGGAGCCTCTGCTGCTAGAGATTTTGATGGATgatcctcctccacctcctcctccactgcGGGAGGAAGAGTACTGCTTGCTAGAGCTGTGTCGAATAGACATGGTGATGCTGTTTAGCCCAGGGAGTGCCTGCTACCAAGGACAGTGACAAGCTTTTATATAGTGACAGGGTGTGCCCCATGTGTGTTAGAGTTTGCTTACTTGCATGGTTTTCTTTTTGCTAGTTTAGCATCTTTGGCTTATGATTGCATAAATTATCTTCAGTAATAACCAATTCCAATATGTATGGTTTTAAATTTGCCCTAAGAACAAACAGGAGGCTTGCTATGTTGAAATTGAGAATGGGTGTAGTTCGGATGAGCGTATGTTTCATTATGTTTTTCCACCTTTTGAAGAGCATTGAGCAACTCTTAAAATCCAGTTTTTTCTCAGCACTATTTAGGTTGCACGGAATGTTTGCAAAGTTTGGAAAAAGAACTTTAGCTACAAAATTATAATTAAGataagattttaatttaaaaattttgtattttaagcAGTTTTAATTAATTGGAACAACAATTAGCATAAAGTCTGCCAGAATCATGCAATAAAAAGGATTTTGTACAAAACTGTAagcaaccataaagaaaataaaaaatatatgctaAACAATTTAACTAGTGTTCAAAATTTCtcacaaataaaaagttaaagcagTAAGAGCACAATttaggaaatatatgtgtgtatgtttatagcgaatcttttaatttatttggagAATGAAAGTATATTGATATTTTGCCTAGGAAATTGAAAGTGAGTAATGATTTAGGAATCTTCTAATTTAATGGTGCTattatttttaacagaaaaaaatctaaaatcacaaagttatcctgtttttttttttgcttttaaattcaTCGTCCTTAAGGCTTATGTGAAGACCATGGTGCAGAAATTCTTAGCACAAGATATGAAGAACTAACCTCCAGTAGTTTCTTATATTAAGTTTGATTGAAAAGTGAGAatttaaatatgttatgattatGAGTAAAAATTTGCTTGCAAGAATATAAATCCAGATTAGAGAATACTTGCTCCAAAAATTATGAACTGGACTGTGAATATATGTTTCCAAGCTAGATTCTGTTTCTCGAAAAAAATTTCCTTGGATATACTGTGATATACTTGGATATAGAATTTAGTATAACAGTTTGTCTAGTGAAGTGTTTAATTGGGACTTTAATACttggcataaaattattttacatttacccTATAGGCTATGACATTGCTATTGTTCAAAAATACATTCACAtctatatttatacatatgtattcacatgtattttataattatacaGTGCTGTTTGTGATGCTGTGATTTTATAATCTCTGAAAGAAGCTGCTGAGATAGGGATGGTGGTTATTATCTGTAGTTTATAGAAGAGgaagtggaagctgagagagctTATGATTTTGCCTGAAGATGTATAATAGGTGTTGAACTGAGATTAGAAACTTGGTCTTTTGATGCCTGGCTTTTCGCTTTTTCTTACTATACCAATGTATTTATATTCTCTGTTCCGGTGGATTTGGTCTGATAGAACGGACTGCCTGTATTTCTTATCATAAACTTCTCCACatgggaaaagacaaaaaaacaagaagTACTTGGAAGCATGAAGATATTGGAAGGGTATCTGGCACATACTCTTCTATTAGTAAttgcttttaaaatcaatttgtagCTGCACATTCCAGTGTGTGAGCACTATAGAATGAGTTTCTGTAGGGAAAGGGAATGTTGTTAGGAACATTAACGAAGAGTTGATTGTTAGAGTGGAGGTTACTACCCAACAAATCACAGCTCCTCCAACCTGTTAGCACATGCAACTGGGGCGgtagttaaaagaaaaatgaaacccaaCCATGGGAATTGATCCTTAATGAAGATAACATACAGTAAAGAAAGGCTATGATAAATcagtataggaaaaaaaaagattctagtaaGTTCAGAGAGCGTGTTGAAGCCTTGATATTAATGAAAGCAATTTGGAAAGAAAACGTTTTAATTAAAGAAAGATTTTGATAGATTCTACCTGTAATTATCACAAATTTTGGATCTTGATCTTACAGGTTTTGCTTTAGTATTAGcctttaattttttcccctgctgggaaaatataaaaatctcatTCTAGTTTCAGTTAGTTAACAAGTGGTATGAAGAGATCTATTACAATCATATAAAAGCAAAGAATATATGAAAGGAAACCTTTGCATAAAGGTGCAAGGGAACAAATACGTGTATAGAGACTCTTCTAATATGATTGTCACATTTCATTTAAGCTacttttaatgttattattaaagATTACTCATTAACTTGTATACTCTAGAagttgatttgtttttatttgcattgtcATTTGTTGAAATCAGCCTTTGGCATCAGAGGGGCCATGTAATAATTCTACAGCTGAATTGGATGAAAATTTACAATTGTCAGTTCTGGTCCTTGCACCATTTACACTTGATTGCCATAATCCACTGTAActataatttctttgttttcaatttttattgtgTCTCTATGTAAGGCACATTGATAGGTTCTTAGAAAGATAAGCAAGATTCAGCTCCTGTCCTTCAGGATCTTACCAGTTGTTACAATCTAATTGAGGATTCATAACATACACTGTCAACTTAAGTGCTATGTAAATGGTACATGAAATGGGAGGGAAGTGGGGTgaacatttactgaacatctgCTATGTTCTAGATGGTTTACTCTCCTATAATCTTCCCCCAAATTCTTTGTGATAGGTATTATTTAcctcattttatagctgaaaaaaattaaactttaggAATTTTCCCAGAGTAACACAGCTGGTTTATGCTAGAGCCTGGTTTTGAATCAGTCCTATGAGCTTCAAAGATGATGGTGTTTTCATGACACTGAACTACCGCTGTAAGACTGATGAGCAAGGAGTCTTGTTGGAATGGGGTCACCTGAGAAAGTTTCATGGTGCAGGTGGAATTTAAGCTGAGTCttgtgaaggatgagtaggattttTCCATGTGTGCAGCAGCAGAGAGAGAACTGTTCTGGGAAGGGGGGACTGTGAAAATGCCAATCAGGTGGAGACTAAATGGACCAGTTTGGCTGGAACAGATCATccatatttattaatttctcttaACAGATCTTGTTGAGCACTTGCAATATTTCCTGGGGATACATAGATGACTAAGATATAATTCCTGCCTCTTAAGGAGTTTACAATCTACTTGGAaaggcaaataaacatacccatgAATCAGAGATTATAATACCGTATAGGGTAATCTGGGCTACATTTGAAGCATGGACAAGGTGTTGAGGAATACAGAGAGGAGTTCTAACAGTCTgatgtgagtgtgtgcgtgtgtgtgtgcgtgcccgcatgcatgtgtgtgagatGTGTGAGGACACAATCAAAGAATAGTGAAGTCAAGTTTTGAAGAGAAGATTAGTTTGGTTTAAGATGTGAATTTGGAGTAAGACCAGGATATTCATGTAAAACTGTCTTTCGGCAGTTAGAGTCATAGGACTACAGTTCTGGAGAGAGATTAGAGCAGCAGACTTCAGGATAGTTAGGATTCCTAAGTGAAGGAATTTAGAAAGAAATGAGCAGAAGATCTAAGCCTGAACTTTTGGCGACAGCCACTTTAGGGGCTGGGAAGAAGAGCTAGCAAATAATACTGAGAAGGAGGGCACCTGGGACTGGGGTAGGGGGAAGAAGGATCATGGAAGCTAAGGAAGGAGAGAGCCCAGATAAGGTCTGGTGCTCTCCAGAGAGAAGTCAAGGAGAAAGGAGATTGAAGAAAGACTGTTGATTTGACAATTAGGAACTTATGGCATCCTTCTGGAGGGCAGGTGTAGTAAAATTGTGGTATGGCAATCCAGTGTATACTCAATATTGGAATTGGTGACTGTGCTtatggtattttattttcatgtagtCCAGTTTGTCAGTTTCCTCGTTAATTTCTTCTGgatttagggtcatggttaggatGGGTATAGGTGCTATTTTTTCATGGGGTTAATTTGGCTCTGGAAGCATGTTGTTGATTCAGCTTT is a genomic window containing:
- the KRT10 gene encoding keratin, type I cytoskeletal 10 gives rise to the protein MSIRHSSSKQYSSSRSGGGGGGGSSIKISSSRGSSGGGFCSGGFSGGSFSRGSSSGGYLVGSSGGYGGGLGGGFGGGSCGGIYGTSSFGGGYGGGSFGGGSFGGGSFGGGSFGGGSFGGGFGGGFGGDGGLLSGNEKVTMQNLNDRLASYLDKVRALEESNYELERKIKEWYEKHGNAGQQRPRDYSKYFQIIEDLKNQIVHLTNDNANVVLQIDNARLAADDFRLKYENELALRQSVEADINGLRRVLDELTLTKADLEMQLESLTEELAYLKKNHEEAIRDLQNVSTGDVNVEMNAAPGIDLTERLNNMRNQYEQLAEQNRKDAEAWFNEKSKELTTQINSNIEQMSSHKSEITELRRTIQALEIELQSQLALKQSLEASLAETEGRYCVQLSEIQAQISSLEEQLQQIRAETECQNAEYQQLLDIKIRLENEIQTYRSLLEGEGSGGFYGGGRGGGSSGGGYGGSSGVVYSSSSGGGSSGGGGLGVGLGASSGGGGSSGGGYGGGSSSGGHKSSSSGSTGESASKGQRSAETSWDTNKTRVIKTIIEEVAPDGRVVSSMVESETKRHYY